A genomic region of Rhipicephalus sanguineus isolate Rsan-2018 chromosome 1, BIME_Rsan_1.4, whole genome shotgun sequence contains the following coding sequences:
- the LOC119394682 gene encoding pupal cuticle protein 36 — MLSLVLVLLGVSACFAGDVLLGGGGYAGGAGLGTGLGVGGYPVGGGFGAGYNQQAGASQGGFSASASGHNQGSGAFDRGNAFKNVQGYRNQAGHRNSQGFSESSSNRYGSGFGQGSAGFNRGASGAQGSFGKQGYGSSVAGFAG, encoded by the coding sequence GTCCTCGTTCTTCTGGGCGTGAGCGCCTGCTTCGCCGGTGACGTCCTCCTGGGCGGTGGTGGCTACGCCGGAGGCGCAGGCCTGGGCACCGGCTTGGGAGTCGGCGGATACCCCGTGGGTGGTGGCTTCGGTGCCGGCTACAACCAGCAGGCTGGGGCCTCGCAGGGTGGGTTTAGCGCCAGCGCATCTGGACACAACCAGGGAAGCGGAGCCTTCGACAGGGGCAACGCTTTCAAGAACGTCCAGGGATACAGGAACCAAGCTGGCCACCGCAACAGCCAGGGCTTCTCCGAGTCCTCGAGCAACCGCTACGGCAGCGGCTTCGGTCAGGGCAGCGCCGGCTTCAACCGGGGTGCGTCCGGTGCTCAGGGATCTTTCGGAAAGCAGGGATATGGCAGTAGCGTCGCCGGCTTCGCTGGTTAA